A stretch of Candidatus Methanomethylophilaceae archaeon DNA encodes these proteins:
- a CDS encoding NAD(P)/FAD-dependent oxidoreductase, producing MCYDVVIIGAGPAGLTAGIYARSKMMKTLILDSGRVGGQLVSLYPEKGIHNYPGFETVQARKLSDKLYAQAETVGCDIKENEKANEIENGDQELLVITSKDTYHAKSVVVAIGMGSFKPKKMGCPGEDEFFGKGVTYLLPAKEELVGKKVTMFGGGNSAIDMALVADSVTDTTIVHRRPDFRADEGTVKELEKSGVKKIMSANLVSINGTDKVESVTISQDGKEMVIPTDLAVINIGISADLEDLKRWNLELTPDGLVKVGPDMSTNRPGIFACGDAVSYPGKFKQITTACGEATTAILMAYKFVKKPYWA from the coding sequence ATGTGCTACGATGTCGTCATAATAGGAGCAGGTCCCGCTGGATTGACCGCGGGGATCTACGCCAGATCGAAGATGATGAAGACTCTCATCCTCGATTCGGGACGCGTCGGAGGGCAGTTGGTCAGCCTGTACCCCGAAAAAGGTATCCACAATTATCCCGGATTCGAGACCGTGCAGGCCAGGAAGCTTTCTGACAAGCTGTATGCCCAGGCCGAGACGGTCGGATGCGATATCAAAGAGAACGAGAAGGCGAACGAGATCGAGAACGGGGACCAAGAGCTCCTCGTGATCACCTCAAAAGATACCTATCACGCCAAATCCGTCGTCGTTGCCATCGGGATGGGCAGCTTCAAGCCCAAGAAGATGGGGTGCCCCGGAGAGGACGAGTTCTTCGGCAAAGGGGTCACATACCTTCTTCCCGCCAAGGAGGAGCTCGTCGGCAAGAAAGTGACCATGTTCGGCGGAGGGAACAGCGCCATAGACATGGCTTTGGTGGCAGATTCCGTCACCGACACCACGATCGTCCACCGCAGGCCTGATTTCAGGGCCGACGAGGGTACGGTCAAAGAACTCGAGAAGAGCGGGGTCAAGAAGATCATGTCCGCCAATCTCGTGTCGATCAACGGTACCGATAAGGTCGAGTCCGTCACCATCTCGCAGGACGGCAAAGAGATGGTCATCCCGACTGATCTGGCTGTCATCAACATAGGGATATCTGCGGATCTGGAGGATCTCAAGCGCTGGAATCTCGAGCTCACTCCGGACGGACTCGTGAAGGTCGGCCCTGACATGTCCACCAACCGCCCCGGAATTTTCGCGTGCGGTGATGCCGTGTCGTATCCCGGCAAATTCAAGCAGATCACTACCGCCTGCGGGGAAGCCACCACAGCGATCCTAATGGCGTATAAATTCGTCAAGAAGCCTTATTGGGCTTGA